A single genomic interval of Mycolicibacterium holsaticum DSM 44478 = JCM 12374 harbors:
- a CDS encoding non-ribosomal peptide synthetase, giving the protein MTADASRRLLSMDLDDDDEREDLDEWGNRAALTAPPSASAALSIPELFARQVSRAPDAVAVSFGDRAVTYRELDDTSNRLAHLLVDRGVAPGQRVGLVFPRSAEAIVAILGVLKTGAAYVPVDPAVPDARLDFVLGDAAPAVAVTTAELAGRLAGRELMVVDVGEIDASVPNGQPGTTLPAVHSDDVAYLIYTSGTTGTPKGVAIPHRNVTRLLDAIDARMPLSADLVWTQCHSLAFDFSVWEIWGALLRGGRVVVVPESVAGSPEEFNALLVAERVSVLSQTPSAFYALAPELGSDLALEAVVFGGEALEPARLKGWLDAQSDAPRLINMYGITETTVHASFREVGAGDVDDVVSPIGGPLADLAFFVLDAWLRPVSAGVVGELYVAGAGVGYGYVGRAGLSGSRFVACPFGPAGARMYRTGDLVAWGSDGQLQYLGRADEQVKIRGYRIELGEIQAALAAMAGVEQAAVIAREDHPGDKRLVAYITGGADPVELRAALGQRLPGYMVPAAVVVLDALPLTVNGKLDKRALPAPEFSDGAHYRAPANATEEILAGIYAHVLGLDRVGVDDSFFDLGGDSLLAMRLVAAINKTMDTGLVVRAVFDAPTVAQLALRLGGDDDQLEPLVAGERPAVMPLSFAQSRLWFIDQLHGPSPVYNLAVGLRLEGDLDVEALGAAFADVVDRHESLRTVFPAVEGIPQQQIVPADQAEFGWNVVDASGWPASRLAEAVEETARHSFDLAEEIPLRARLFRVSENEHVLVAVVHHIAADGWSITPLVADLGVAYASRCVGQPPGWEPLAVQYVDYTLWQRAQLGELEDGDSRIAQQLSFWEETLAGMPERIALPTDRPYPLVADQRGARVEVDWPVELQQQIARVAREHNATGFMVMQAALAVLLAKLSTSSDVAVGFPIAGRRDAALDELVGFFVNTLVLRVDLEGDPSVTDVLAQVRARSLAAFEHQDVPFELLVERLNPTRSLTHHPLVQVMLAWQNVPGQGDDSAGTMALGDLAVRQLPLDTHTARMDLSFSLAERWTETGEAAGIGGTVEFRTDVFDTASIEALVERLHRVLEAMTADPTRPLSAIDVLDADEHARVDAIGNRAALTQPLATASIPAMFEAQVASDPDAAAVSLDGHVIAYRELDEAANRLAHLLISRGVGPGQRVALLFPRSVEAVVAIFAVLKTGAAYVPIDPSVPDARLEFVLGDAAPAAAVTTAALADRLSGRGLVIIDVDDAALDHQPSTPPPGPGPDDIAYLIYTSGTTGVPKGVAIPHHNVTRLLEAIDTRLALPPKQVWTQSHSLAFDFSVWEIFGALLHGGRLVIVSDAVARSPEEFHDLLIDEQVNVLSQTPSAFYALQSIDELTPESASELALDVVVFGGEALEPPRLKGWLDAHPGAPRLINMYGITETTVHASFREILLDDIDNSVSPIGVPLAHLGFFVLDAWLRPVPVGVVGELYVAGAGVGAGYVGRPGLSATRFLACPFGAPGQRMYRTGDLVCWGADGELRYLGRADEQVKIRGYRIELGEIQSALAQLDGVEQAVVIAREDRPGDKRLVGYVTGIDDPAGLRAQLAERLPAYMVPAAVVVLDALPLTVNGKLDIRALPAPEYTDVDHYRAPANPVEEILAGIYAEVLGLERVGVDDSFFDLGGDSISAIQVIMRGHAAGLVGRPRDIFVQQTVARLARVVRLADSSGGEIDEGTGPVIATPIMQWLKGIDGSIDEFNQTVLLAAPAGVTEADVVVVLQALLDRHAMLRLRAEDDGAGGWSLTVPEPDAVDARSRLQTVDVLTDDALVAARSRLSPADGVMLSALWVASTGQLALIIHHLAVDGVSWRIVLEDLNIAWTQHRGGQPVLLPPAGTSFARWAQVLAEHARDSQVVAQTDAWRRVAAVPAALPAPQPAVDTFATAGYLSELLDAETTHMLLGEVPAAFHAAVHEILLIAFALAWTQYLGTDGAPIAIDVEGHGRDEELTDPAADRHIDLSRTVGWFTAKYPVSLHLGGPSGGLRWAQVVAGDAALGAVIKDAKEQLRSMPDGLTYGLLRYLNPDVDLAGNDPVIGFNYLGRLGAPAAYASGDVWRFSQEGLSMTAAAAAMPIALMHTVELNAATIDTDTGPHLNATWTWAQSALDRTAVTRISRLWFDALAGICAHVRRGGGGLTPSDIAPVRLSQQKIDELHRQSPIADVLPLTPLQQGLLYHASIANSSGDDVYAVQLDIALSGPLDAHGLRDAVQAVVTRHPHLAARFCPQFEQPVQLIPADPVTPWRYVELDGDSTDLDVDERIEQICADERAAVCDLVNQPPFRVALIRIAADRHRFVLTNHHIVLDGWSMPILMQEIFAGYHGHRLPAASPYRSFMTWLAERDHAAAQAAWRELFTGFQTPILVGPPQKLGFARRSVEVFRVPAKTTRGITKLARSHHTTVNIVLQAAWAVLLTSLTDQHDVAFGTVVSGRPPEVLGAESMVGLLINTVPVRATIAPQTTASDLLDQLQSAHNNTLEHQHLALSDIHRITGQERLFDTVFVYENYPIDTGTPPAVDGLAITGFTSRDFYHYPLAVQAGPGRELELRVQYDTEVFDAAGIEGLMERFKQVLVAMTAHPGRRLLSMDVLHTGKHSWLDRWSKRASSTASVAPAPEPRDTGGYAAPATLVEQILASIYAQVLGVDRVGVDESFFELGGDSLAAMRAVAAINTALDVHLTVPTLFDAPTVRSLSRLLDEDSSLSEGSAVSRAGESG; this is encoded by the coding sequence ATGACGGCTGACGCCTCCCGTCGCTTGTTGTCGATGGACCTCGACGACGACGACGAACGCGAAGACCTCGACGAGTGGGGTAACCGCGCGGCGTTGACCGCGCCGCCTTCTGCCTCAGCCGCCCTGTCGATCCCGGAGTTGTTCGCCCGGCAGGTATCTCGTGCCCCCGACGCGGTGGCGGTGAGTTTCGGCGATCGCGCAGTGACCTACCGCGAGCTCGACGACACCTCGAATCGGTTGGCGCACTTGTTGGTTGACCGCGGTGTGGCGCCCGGCCAGCGGGTCGGGTTGGTGTTTCCGCGTTCGGCCGAGGCGATCGTGGCGATCCTCGGCGTGCTCAAGACGGGTGCGGCCTATGTGCCGGTCGACCCCGCGGTACCCGACGCCCGGTTGGATTTCGTGCTCGGTGACGCGGCACCGGCGGTCGCGGTCACCACCGCCGAACTGGCCGGCCGGTTGGCGGGGCGGGAGCTGATGGTCGTCGACGTCGGCGAAATCGACGCCTCGGTGCCCAATGGGCAGCCGGGCACGACACTGCCGGCGGTGCACTCCGACGACGTCGCCTACCTCATCTACACCTCGGGAACGACCGGCACCCCCAAGGGTGTGGCGATTCCGCACCGCAATGTCACCCGGTTGCTGGACGCGATCGACGCGCGCATGCCGTTGTCGGCGGATCTGGTGTGGACACAATGTCATTCGTTGGCGTTCGACTTCTCGGTGTGGGAGATCTGGGGCGCGTTGTTGCGCGGGGGCCGGGTGGTGGTGGTGCCCGAGTCGGTGGCGGGCTCACCCGAGGAGTTCAACGCCCTGTTGGTGGCTGAGCGGGTCAGTGTGCTCAGCCAGACACCGTCGGCGTTCTACGCGCTCGCTCCCGAGCTGGGATCTGACCTCGCGCTGGAGGCGGTGGTGTTCGGTGGGGAGGCGCTGGAGCCGGCGCGGCTGAAGGGCTGGCTGGATGCCCAGTCGGATGCGCCGCGGTTGATCAATATGTACGGGATCACCGAGACCACGGTGCACGCGTCGTTCCGCGAGGTCGGCGCCGGTGACGTCGACGATGTGGTCAGCCCGATCGGGGGGCCGCTGGCCGATCTGGCGTTTTTCGTGCTCGACGCCTGGTTGCGGCCGGTGTCAGCGGGTGTGGTCGGTGAGTTGTACGTGGCCGGGGCCGGTGTGGGTTACGGCTATGTGGGCCGGGCCGGGTTGAGCGGGTCGCGGTTTGTGGCGTGTCCGTTCGGGCCGGCGGGGGCGCGGATGTATCGCACCGGGGATCTGGTGGCCTGGGGTTCCGACGGGCAGCTGCAGTATCTGGGCCGCGCTGATGAGCAGGTCAAGATCCGCGGGTATCGCATCGAGCTGGGGGAGATCCAGGCGGCGCTGGCCGCGATGGCGGGGGTTGAGCAGGCGGCGGTGATCGCGCGCGAAGACCATCCTGGGGACAAGCGGTTGGTCGCCTATATCACCGGCGGCGCTGACCCGGTCGAATTGCGTGCGGCACTGGGGCAGCGGTTACCCGGCTACATGGTGCCCGCGGCGGTGGTGGTGCTCGACGCATTGCCGCTGACGGTCAACGGCAAGCTCGACAAGCGCGCGCTGCCGGCCCCGGAGTTCTCCGACGGTGCGCACTATCGCGCCCCGGCCAATGCCACCGAAGAGATCCTGGCCGGCATCTACGCCCACGTCCTGGGCCTGGACCGGGTCGGCGTCGACGACTCCTTCTTCGACCTCGGCGGAGATTCGCTGTTGGCGATGCGCCTGGTCGCCGCGATCAACAAGACGATGGACACCGGCCTGGTCGTGCGCGCGGTGTTCGACGCCCCCACCGTCGCCCAGTTGGCGCTGCGGTTGGGCGGCGACGACGATCAACTGGAGCCACTGGTCGCCGGTGAGCGGCCCGCGGTGATGCCGTTGTCGTTCGCGCAGAGCCGGCTGTGGTTCATCGACCAACTGCACGGCCCCTCACCGGTGTACAACCTCGCGGTCGGGCTTCGCCTCGAAGGCGATCTCGACGTCGAAGCGCTCGGTGCGGCGTTCGCCGACGTGGTCGACCGCCATGAAAGCCTGCGCACGGTGTTCCCGGCCGTCGAGGGGATACCCCAGCAACAGATCGTTCCCGCCGACCAAGCCGAATTCGGCTGGAACGTCGTCGATGCCAGCGGATGGCCGGCAAGCCGGCTGGCAGAAGCGGTCGAGGAAACCGCGCGGCACAGTTTCGACCTGGCCGAGGAAATCCCGTTGCGGGCACGGCTTTTCCGTGTCAGCGAAAACGAGCATGTGCTGGTGGCTGTGGTGCACCACATCGCCGCCGACGGCTGGTCGATCACCCCGCTGGTTGCCGATCTGGGCGTGGCCTACGCCAGCCGGTGTGTCGGACAACCCCCGGGCTGGGAGCCGCTGGCGGTCCAGTATGTCGACTACACGCTGTGGCAGCGCGCGCAACTCGGTGAGCTCGAGGACGGCGACAGCCGGATCGCCCAGCAGCTGAGCTTCTGGGAAGAGACGTTGGCTGGAATGCCCGAACGCATTGCGCTGCCGACCGATCGGCCGTACCCGCTGGTCGCCGATCAGCGCGGCGCCAGGGTGGAGGTCGACTGGCCCGTCGAGCTGCAGCAGCAGATCGCGCGGGTGGCCCGTGAGCACAACGCGACGGGCTTCATGGTGATGCAGGCTGCACTGGCGGTGCTGCTGGCCAAGCTCAGCACGAGCTCCGATGTGGCAGTGGGCTTCCCGATCGCCGGGCGCCGCGATGCCGCGCTCGACGAGCTGGTCGGGTTCTTCGTCAACACCCTGGTCCTGCGCGTCGATCTGGAGGGTGACCCCAGCGTCACCGACGTGCTCGCGCAAGTGCGGGCGCGCAGCCTGGCCGCCTTCGAGCACCAGGACGTGCCGTTCGAACTCCTGGTGGAGCGGCTCAACCCGACCCGGTCGCTGACCCATCATCCGCTGGTTCAGGTGATGTTGGCCTGGCAGAACGTCCCCGGACAGGGCGACGATTCGGCAGGCACGATGGCGCTGGGCGATCTGGCCGTCCGCCAGCTACCGCTGGACACCCACACAGCGCGCATGGACCTGTCGTTCTCGCTGGCCGAACGCTGGACCGAAACCGGCGAGGCCGCGGGCATTGGCGGCACGGTGGAGTTCCGCACCGACGTGTTCGACACCGCCAGCATCGAAGCCCTCGTCGAGCGGTTACACCGGGTGCTCGAGGCGATGACCGCCGACCCGACCCGGCCGCTGTCGGCGATCGATGTCCTCGACGCAGACGAACACGCCCGCGTCGACGCGATCGGTAACCGGGCGGCGTTGACGCAGCCGCTTGCCACGGCGTCGATTCCGGCCATGTTCGAGGCGCAGGTCGCCAGCGATCCCGACGCGGCGGCCGTCAGCCTCGACGGCCACGTCATCGCGTACCGCGAACTCGATGAGGCCGCAAACCGGTTGGCGCACCTGCTGATCAGCCGCGGTGTCGGTCCGGGGCAGCGGGTCGCGCTGCTGTTCCCGCGCTCGGTCGAAGCGGTCGTGGCGATCTTTGCGGTGCTCAAAACCGGTGCGGCCTACGTGCCGATCGATCCGTCGGTGCCCGACGCCCGGTTGGAGTTCGTGCTCGGTGACGCGGCACCGGCCGCCGCGGTCACCACGGCGGCGCTGGCCGACCGGCTGTCGGGTCGCGGTCTGGTGATCATCGACGTGGACGACGCCGCTCTTGACCACCAGCCCAGCACCCCGCCGCCGGGACCCGGCCCCGACGACATCGCCTACCTCATCTACACCTCCGGCACGACGGGCGTGCCCAAGGGTGTGGCCATCCCGCATCACAACGTCACCCGGCTGCTGGAAGCGATCGACACCCGGCTGGCGCTACCGCCGAAACAGGTGTGGACGCAGAGCCATTCGTTGGCCTTCGACTTCTCCGTCTGGGAGATCTTCGGCGCCCTGCTTCACGGTGGGCGGCTGGTCATCGTCTCCGATGCGGTGGCCCGATCGCCAGAAGAGTTCCACGACTTGCTGATCGACGAGCAGGTCAATGTGCTGAGCCAGACGCCGTCGGCGTTCTACGCGCTGCAATCCATCGACGAGCTGACCCCCGAGTCGGCGTCCGAACTCGCACTCGACGTGGTGGTCTTCGGCGGGGAGGCCCTGGAGCCGCCCCGGCTCAAGGGCTGGCTGGACGCCCATCCGGGGGCGCCGCGGTTGATCAACATGTACGGGATCACCGAGACCACGGTGCACGCTTCGTTCCGCGAGATCCTCCTCGACGACATCGACAACTCGGTCAGCCCGATCGGAGTGCCGCTGGCGCACCTGGGTTTCTTCGTACTCGACGCCTGGTTGCGGCCGGTGCCGGTCGGGGTCGTGGGGGAGCTGTACGTGGCAGGCGCCGGGGTGGGCGCCGGATATGTGGGCCGGCCGGGGCTGAGCGCAACGCGGTTCCTGGCGTGTCCCTTCGGCGCGCCGGGGCAGCGGATGTATCGCACCGGGGACTTGGTGTGTTGGGGCGCCGACGGGGAGCTGCGGTACCTGGGCCGCGCCGACGAGCAGGTCAAGATCCGCGGCTATCGCATCGAGCTCGGTGAAATCCAGTCCGCCCTGGCCCAACTGGACGGGGTCGAGCAGGCGGTGGTGATCGCCCGCGAGGACCGGCCCGGCGACAAGCGCCTGGTGGGATACGTCACCGGGATCGACGATCCGGCCGGGCTGCGTGCCCAGCTCGCTGAGCGGCTGCCCGCCTACATGGTGCCGGCTGCGGTGGTGGTGCTCGACGCGCTGCCGCTGACCGTCAACGGCAAGCTCGACATCCGCGCGCTGCCGGCGCCGGAGTACACCGACGTCGACCACTACCGTGCCCCGGCCAACCCGGTCGAGGAGATCCTGGCGGGCATCTACGCCGAGGTGCTCGGGCTGGAGCGCGTCGGGGTCGACGACTCGTTCTTCGACCTCGGCGGCGACAGCATCTCGGCCATCCAGGTGATCATGCGCGGCCACGCCGCCGGCCTGGTCGGTCGCCCGCGCGACATCTTCGTCCAGCAGACCGTGGCCCGGCTGGCCCGCGTCGTCAGGTTGGCCGACAGCTCGGGTGGCGAGATCGACGAGGGCACGGGGCCGGTGATCGCGACCCCGATCATGCAGTGGCTCAAGGGTATCGACGGCTCGATCGACGAGTTCAACCAGACGGTGCTGTTGGCTGCCCCCGCCGGGGTGACCGAAGCCGACGTGGTGGTGGTGCTGCAGGCCCTGCTGGACCGCCATGCGATGCTGCGCCTGCGCGCCGAGGACGACGGCGCCGGCGGATGGTCGTTGACCGTGCCAGAACCCGATGCGGTCGACGCGCGCAGTCGGCTGCAAACGGTCGATGTGTTGACCGATGACGCGCTGGTGGCGGCGCGGTCCCGGTTGAGCCCCGCCGACGGGGTGATGCTCAGCGCGCTGTGGGTGGCCTCGACCGGTCAACTGGCGTTGATCATCCACCACCTGGCCGTCGACGGGGTGTCCTGGCGAATCGTGTTGGAAGACCTCAATATCGCCTGGACTCAGCATCGCGGCGGGCAGCCGGTGCTGTTGCCCCCGGCTGGGACGTCGTTCGCCCGGTGGGCACAGGTGCTGGCCGAGCACGCCCGCGACAGCCAGGTCGTCGCCCAGACCGACGCGTGGCGGCGGGTGGCGGCGGTCCCCGCGGCGCTGCCCGCGCCGCAACCCGCGGTGGACACGTTCGCCACCGCCGGATATCTCAGCGAGCTGCTGGACGCCGAGACCACCCACATGCTGCTGGGCGAGGTGCCCGCGGCGTTCCACGCCGCCGTGCACGAGATCCTGTTGATCGCTTTCGCTTTGGCGTGGACGCAGTACCTGGGCACCGACGGCGCTCCGATCGCCATCGACGTCGAGGGGCACGGACGCGACGAGGAGTTGACAGACCCGGCGGCCGATCGGCATATCGACCTGTCGCGCACGGTGGGCTGGTTCACGGCCAAGTACCCGGTGTCCCTGCATCTCGGCGGACCGTCGGGGGGCCTGCGCTGGGCACAGGTCGTCGCGGGCGACGCGGCGCTGGGTGCAGTCATCAAAGACGCCAAGGAACAGCTTCGTTCCATGCCCGACGGGTTGACCTATGGTCTGCTGCGTTACCTGAACCCCGATGTGGACCTGGCCGGAAACGACCCGGTGATCGGGTTCAACTACCTTGGGCGCCTTGGCGCCCCGGCGGCCTACGCATCCGGTGACGTGTGGCGGTTCAGCCAGGAAGGTTTGTCGATGACCGCCGCGGCGGCGGCGATGCCCATCGCCTTGATGCACACCGTGGAGCTCAACGCGGCCACCATCGACACCGACACCGGGCCGCACCTGAACGCCACCTGGACGTGGGCGCAGTCGGCGCTGGACCGCACGGCGGTCACCCGGATCAGCCGGTTGTGGTTCGACGCGCTGGCCGGGATCTGTGCGCACGTGCGGCGCGGTGGTGGCGGTTTGACGCCTTCGGACATCGCGCCGGTGCGGTTGAGCCAGCAGAAGATCGACGAGCTGCATCGTCAGTCTCCGATCGCCGACGTGCTGCCGTTGACCCCCCTGCAGCAGGGGCTGCTGTACCACGCCAGCATCGCGAACAGTTCCGGCGACGACGTGTACGCGGTGCAACTGGACATCGCGTTGAGCGGTCCGCTCGACGCCCACGGCCTGCGCGACGCGGTGCAGGCCGTGGTCACCCGCCATCCGCACCTGGCCGCCCGCTTCTGCCCGCAGTTCGAACAACCCGTGCAGCTGATCCCCGCTGACCCCGTCACGCCGTGGCGGTATGTCGAATTGGACGGCGACAGCACCGATCTGGATGTCGACGAGCGTATCGAGCAGATCTGCGCCGACGAACGCGCCGCGGTGTGCGATCTGGTCAACCAGCCACCCTTCCGGGTGGCGCTCATCCGCATCGCCGCAGACCGGCACCGGTTCGTGCTGACCAACCACCACATTGTGCTCGACGGCTGGTCGATGCCGATCCTCATGCAGGAGATCTTCGCCGGCTACCACGGCCACCGGCTGCCCGCGGCTTCGCCGTACCGCAGCTTCATGACGTGGCTGGCCGAGCGGGATCACGCTGCGGCACAAGCGGCGTGGCGCGAACTGTTCACCGGCTTCCAGACCCCGATCCTCGTGGGCCCGCCGCAGAAGCTCGGCTTCGCGCGGCGAAGCGTCGAAGTGTTCCGGGTACCCGCGAAGACCACCCGCGGCATCACCAAGCTGGCGCGTTCCCACCACACCACCGTCAACATCGTGCTGCAGGCCGCCTGGGCAGTGCTGCTCACCTCGCTGACCGACCAGCATGACGTGGCCTTCGGCACGGTCGTCTCCGGCCGGCCGCCCGAGGTGCTCGGCGCGGAATCGATGGTGGGCCTGCTGATCAACACGGTGCCGGTGCGCGCGACCATCGCCCCGCAGACCACCGCGTCGGATCTGCTGGATCAACTGCAGAGCGCCCACAACAACACGCTCGAACATCAGCACCTGGCGCTCAGCGACATCCACCGGATCACCGGCCAGGAGCGACTGTTCGACACCGTCTTCGTGTACGAGAACTATCCGATCGACACCGGGACACCGCCTGCCGTCGACGGATTGGCCATCACGGGATTCACCAGCCGCGACTTCTACCACTATCCGCTTGCGGTGCAAGCCGGTCCGGGCCGCGAACTGGAGTTACGCGTCCAGTACGACACCGAGGTGTTCGACGCGGCAGGTATCGAAGGGCTGATGGAGCGGTTCAAGCAGGTGCTGGTCGCGATGACCGCCCATCCGGGCCGGCGGCTCTTGTCGATGGACGTGCTGCATACCGGCAAGCACTCCTGGCTGGACCGGTGGAGCAAACGGGCGTCCTCGACTGC